Sequence from the Fusobacterium periodonticum ATCC 33693 genome:
CCTAATATAATAAGAGAAATTAGAGATAATCAAGATATTCTTATCTATCTTGCAGAAATTGAAAAGGTAAAAGCTTTTGATAGTGTTGATGTAAGTGTTATAACAGCTATGTTAAAATCTGTTGTAAGTAATGGTACTGCTTCAAAAGCAAGAGTTGTAGATAAATCTGGTAGACCTATACAACAAGGTGGAAAAACAGGAACAACAAGTGAACATAGAACAGCTTGGTTTGTTGGAATAACTCCTGAATATGTAACAGTTTGTTATATAGGTAGAGATGACAATAAACCTATGTATGGAAATATGACTGGAGGAAGTGGTGTTGCTCCTATGTGGGCTAGATACTATCAAACTCTAATAAATAAAGGACTATATACTCCAGGTAAATTTGAATTCTTGGAAAACTATTTAGAAACTGGAGATTTAGTAAAACAAAATATAGATATTTACACTGGTTTATTAGATGGTCCTAATAGTAGAGAAATGGTAATTAGAAAAGGTAGATTGCAAGTTGAAAGTGCAACAAAATATAAAAATGGTATTGCTTCTCTATTTGGTTTAGAAGCTTCTACAGGTGGTGGAGTGTATGTAGACCCTTCTTCTGATGGAATGATAATTGATAGTGCTTCAGGAGAAGCTGGTGGTTCTGAAGGAGGCTCATCAGAAAATTCAGGTGGAAACAATGTAAGTCCTTCTGGTCATGACCCTAATAAGGAAAAAGACGGTGACAGCCTAACTGATAGACTTTTAGGAGATTAATATGTCAATAGTAAATGAAAAAAAATCTGAACTGAATGAAAGACAACTTGAAGCAGTTAATACTGTTAAAGGTCCTGTTGTAATAATAGCAGGACCTGGAACAGGTAAAACTAAAACTCTTGTTGAAAGAACTGTTAATATACTTATAAATGAAAAAGTAGAAGCTAAAAAAATTATGATAACTACTTTTACAAATAAAGCAACTAGAGAACTAGAACTTAGAATAAATGAAAGCTTAGAAAATTCAAATCAAAGTATAGACATAAGTGACATGTATATAGGAACTATGCATTCTATATGGACAAGACTTATTGAAGAGAATATTATTTATTCTAAATTTTTTGATAACTTTGAGCTTATGAGTGGAGATTATGAGCAACATTTTTTCATTTACTCAAGATTAAAAGAATATAAAAAATTGAAAGATTATCAAAAGTTTTTTGATAATCTTTCTAATAATACAGGAAAATATCAAAATGATTGGGCTAGAAGCTCGTTTTTAAAAAATAAAATAAATGATTTAAATGAGAATGCTATAGATATTGAAAATATAGAAACAAGCGATGTCTATATAAACTTTATAAAAGAGGCTTATAAACTATATATAAGCCAACTTTATGAAGCTAATATTGTTGATTTTTCATATTTACAGGTTGAATTTTTTTAATATGCTTGTAAAAAATAAGGAATTTTTAGAAAAAATAAATGATGATTTTGAATATATAATGGTAGATGAATATCAAGATAGTAATAAAATTCAAGAGAAAATATTGCTTCTTATTTCAAAAACTAAAAAGAATATCTGTGTTGTTGGAGATGAAGACCAATCTATATATAGATTTAGAGGAGCAAGTTCTGAAAATATTTTAAATTTTCCTAAACATTTTGATGAAGATGAATGTAAAATTATAATTTTAGAAGAGAACTATCGTTCAGTAGCTGATATAGTTGAATTTAATAACAAGTGGATTACTTCAATAGATTGGCAGGCTAATAGATTTGAAAAGAATATAGTATCTATGAGAGATAAAGATATACTAGGAAAAAATGTTTTTCATATCTCAGGAAAAACCATGGATGAGAATATTAAAAATACTGTAATTTTTATAAAAAAGTTAAAACAAAACAATAAAATTACAAACTATAATCAAATTGCAGTTCTTTTTTCAAATTTCAAAAACAATTCTGCAAAGAAATTGGAAGTTGCTTTAAAAAAAGAAAATATAGAAGTCTACTCTCCTAGAACAAAAGTTTTTTTTGATATGTATGAAATAAAATTAACTTTAGGACTAATTTTGGCTTGTTTCAAAAAATATTTCCCAGAAGACAGCATAGATGAATATTTAACTGGATGTATAGATTTTGCAAGGCTCGAAATAAAAAAAGATAGTGAATTTTTAACTTGGATAAAAGAAAAAATTGAAAATATTTCAGAAGAAAATTTTGACTCTTTAAATGAAATTTTCTATGAGTTTTTAAATTTCACTTATTATAAAAATATCATAAAGGAAGAAAGCCCTATAGATTCAAGAGCTAATCATAACTTAGCTATACTTAGTAAAATATTTAAGAGTTTTCAAAAGTATGTGCACTATAAAAAAATAACGGCTGAAGATGACTTTTCTGTTGTCAAATATTTTTTTACAGGATATCTTGATATTTTAAGAGACTCAAGAGTTGATGAAATTTTCTCAGAAGAAGATTATCCAAATGAGTGTATTCCCTTTTTAACTATACATCAATCAAAGGGCTTAGAATTCCCTGTAGTTATAGTATTTTCACTGAATTCTAAGCCAAATAACTATGAAGATAACGATATATCAAGACAAACAAGTATAGATAGACTTATCAATTCAAGTTCTAAACTTTCTGAAAATGATAAGGAAAAATTTGATTTCTATAGAAAATTTTATGTCGCTTTTAGTAGAGCTAAGAATTTATTAGTTTTAAGTTCTTATGAAATGGGAGTATCTGAAAACTTCAAACCTTTCTTCTACTCAGTTCGTGGAGTAAATAGTTTACAATTTGATATTAATGAAGTTAATTTAGATGAAGTAAGTAAAAAAGATGAAAGAAAGATTTTATCTTATACAACTGATATAGCACCTTACAGACATTGCCCTATGAGATACTATCTAGTAAGAGAAAAAGAATATGCTACCTTTAGTAAAAAGACATTAAACTTAGGAATAATCACCCATAAGGCTATAGAGCATATAAATAAACTATTTTTACAGAAAAAAAATCCTATACTTGATGATGAATATATAGAAAATTTACTAAAGAACATATATAAATTTCAAAATATAGATTTAGATGATAACTTTGAAAGAATAATCTCTATAGTAAAGAAATATATTGAAGAAGAAAAAGATAATTTTGAATATATAAAAAAAGTTGAAGCTTCTGAATTTAGAATTGAAGATGACTATATTTTATATGGGCAAATAGATTTAATCTTAGAGGATGAAAATGAAATACAAATCATAGATTTTAAAACTGGGAAATATAATGAGATTGAATATTCTTCTAACTATAGGCAACAATTATCATTATATAAGTTACTTCTTCAAAAAAAATATGATAAGGATATCAAAACTTATCTATACTATTTGGAAGAGGATGAGCCTAAAAAAGAAATATTTATTACAGATGAGGACTTAGAAGAAGATTTTAAAAATATCAATAAAACAACTCAGGATATTTTAGATAATAAATTCCCTAAAATTCCTTATAATCATAATATTTGTGAAATCTGTGAATTTAAAAATTATTGTTGGGGGCTAGAATGAAAATAGTGCATTGTTCAGATTTACATCTAGGTAAAAAAGTCAGTGGAAATAGAGAATATGTAAAAAAAAGATATGAAGATTTTTTTTCTGCCTTTGAAAACTTTATTGCTAAGGTAAGAGAAATAAATCCTGATGTTTGCATAATTGCTGGGGATATTTTTGATAAGAAAGAAATAAGCCCTGACATACTTTCTAAAACTGAAAATTTATTTAAAGAATTAAGAGCCAATGTAAAAAAAGAAGTGATAGCCATAGAAGGAAACCATGATAATTCAAAGACTTTAGAAGATTCTTGGTTAGAGTATTTACATGAACAATCTCTTTTAAAAGTTTTCTATTTCAATAAAAATTTTGAAGAAGAAAACTACTTAAAAATAGAAGATATAAATTTTTATCCTATTGGCTATCCTGGTTTTATGATAGATGAAGCTTTAACTAAAATTTCTGCAAAGCTAAATTCTGATGAAAAGAACATAGTTATAGTCCACACAGGAATTTCAGCTGGAGAAAATACTCTTCCTGGCTTAGTTTCAACTTCTATACTAGATTTATTTAAAGATAAAGCCATATATGTTGCAGGTGGGCATATACATTCTTTTTCAACTTATCCAAAGGAAAAACCTTTCTTTTTTGTTCCAGGGTCTTTGGAGTTTTCTAATGTACAAAATGAAAGATCAGATAGAAAGGGCTTTATTCTATTTGATACTGATAGTTTAGAACATGAATTTATAGAGTTAAACCATAGAAAAAGAGTTCAAAAGAACTTTATATACAACAACTCAACAAATATAGAAGATGAATTTGAAGCCTTTGTTAAAGAATTAAACTTAAGTGGTGAAGAAATCTTAGTTGTTTCTATGGGAATAAAGAACTATGAATATATAAATCTTGAAACTCTTGAAAAGATTGCTGAGAATAGTGGAGCTTTAAAAACTCATATAATTATTAAAAATATCCTATCTATTGGAAACAGTGAGGAAGGAAATTCTGATTTAAGCATAGAGGAGCTAGAAAAAAATCTGATAGCTGATTGGAATATCTCAAACATTGAGAAATTTTCTGAAAACTTTACTGAGCTTAAAGAATTATTTTCAAATGGCGATAAAGATAGTTTTTTAGAATTGTTTGACAAAACCTTGGAGGTGAATGAAGATGATAATCAAAAGAGTAAAACTTGAAAATTATCGTTCTCATTCTAATACAACTGTTGATTTTTCCAAGGGAGTAAATCTTATTTTAGGAAAGAATGGGAAGGGAAAAACTTCTATACTTGAAGCTATAAGTTCAGTTATGTTCAATACGAAAGATAGGTCTGGTAAAGAAACAGGAAAAAACTTTATTAAATTTGGTGAAAAATCTGGAAAGATTGAAATAGAATTTACAGCTAATGATGGTAGAGACTATATTTTAAAAACTGAATTTTTTAAAACAAAACCTAAAAGACAAACTTTAAAAGATCTTAATGGAATAGATTGCGAAGAAGATATTCAAGAAAAGCTAGAAGAACTATGTGGAATAAAAAAAGGTTTTGAGGAAACTTATGAAAATATAGTTATTGCTAAGCAAAATGAATTTATAAATATTTTTAAAGCAAAGCCTAAAGATAGAGAAGAAATCTTTAATAAGATTTTTAATACTCAAATCTATAAAGAAATGTATGATAAATTCTTAAAGGAAGCTACAGATAACTATACTAAACAAATTGACTATTTAAGCAAAGATATAGATTCTTTAAAAGAAAATATGGAAGATAAGGAAGAAATTTCTACACTTCTTAAAGATGAAGAAACTTTAAAAGAAAAGCTAAATGCAGATTTTTCTAAAACTACTGAAATAAGCACAAAATTATCAAATGAAATAAAAGACTATGAAACAAGTGAAATAAATTTAAAAAATTTAATTTCTAATATTGAAGACGAAGAAGATAAGATAAAGAAATACTCTAATCTTTTAAAAGAGAACATCGCTGTGGCTAAAAAAGCAAAAAAAGCTAAAACTATAGTTAAAGAAAATGAAAAATCATATTTTGAATACTTAGAAACAGAAAAGAAATTAAAAGGTTTTAGAGAAATCTACGCTAATTTATTGCAAGAACAAAAATTAAATATTCAATATCAAAATAACATAGAAAAATTAGAGCTTTCTAATAAAACTTTAAAGACTGATATTGCTAATTTGGAAGAAAACATCTCTAAAAATTCTGAAAAAAAAGATAGTTTAGATAAAAATATAGCTGAACTTAAAAGTAAAGAAGAAGATTTAAGTTCTAAATTAAAAGAATTTGAAAGTCTTTTAATAAAATTAGAAGATTTAGAAAAAACTAAAAAGAAAAATTCAGATAAGCACTTAGAAAAGAAAACTGAAATCAATATTCTTGAGAAAGATTTATCTTCAAAAAAAGACTTATTTATGCCTATTAATATTGAAGATATTGAAAAACAATTAAGTAATTTTAAAGACTTAGAAAAAGAACTTAAGTCTCTAGAAGAACAAAAAATTATTTTTGGAACTGAAATTTATACATTGAAGAATGCAAGTAATGAGCTTTCTTTTAAGATTTGTCCCTATCTAAAAGAAAATTGTGAAAATCTTAAAGATAAGGAAGCAGATGATTATTTTTCTTCTAAAATTTCTTTAAAAACTGAAGCTGTAGAAACTTTGAAAAAAACTATAGAAGAAAAATCTAGAGTCTTAGCTGAAAAATCTAGAGTTGAAGAAAAGGAAAAACAATATTTTGAGCTTGATAAAACTATAAAGAATTTAGAACTTTCTTTAAAAACTGAAGAAGTGAATCTAAAGGAAATAGAAGTGAATATTAAAAGTTTGGATATAAGTATTCAACAGCTTATTGAAAACCAAGAATTTCAAGATAGTACAAGCTTAAAAGAGCATAAGAAGGGCTTAGAAGTTGAGCTTAAAAATTTAAACTTAGATGAGAAAAGAGAAAATTTAAAAAATCTTATTGAAAGTTTAGAGATTGAAAAAGAAAAGATTTTAAGAAATCAAGGTTCAATAGAAAATAATTTAAAAGAAATTGATGAGTACTCAAAAAAAATAAAAACAGATACAGATAAGAATATTGAAAATATAACATCTGAAATAACAGTTTTTGAAAATAAACTTACCAATTTAAAAACTCCATACAGTGAATATATTGAAAATAGTATCTTAGCAAAAGATTTAGAAAATTTACTTCTAAAAGTAAATAAAAGTATAAAAGAGCTTTATTCTTTAAGACTAAATAAAAACTCATTAAAAGAGAAAGTTTTTTGCTTAGAAGATAAAATCAAAAATATAAAAATAGACGAACTTAGAGAAAAATATGATGTTCTTAAAGAAGAATTAAATGAAATTAGTAAAAAATTAGGTTCATCTCAAGAAAAGATTGAAAACTATAAGAAAATATTAGAAAAAATAACTTCACAAGAAGAAAAACAAAAAAAATTACTTAATGAATTAAAGAAATTGGAAGATAAATCAAATAGAGCAAATTTAATTAGAAATGAAGTAGGAAAAATGGGTAGAGCCATTTCTAAATATATGCTCAGTGGTATTAGTAACATTGCTAGTTTAAATTTCAATAAAATTACGGGAAGAACAGAAAGAATTGAGTGGAGCAATGAAGAAAAAGATAAGTATGTTCTATATTTAGTGGGACAAGAAAGAAAAATTGCCTTTGAGCAATTATCAGGTGGTGAACAAGTTTCTGTTGCAATAGCAATAAGAGGAACAATGACAGAATACTTCACTAACTCTAGGTTTATGATATTAGATGAGCCTACAAACAACTTAGACACTGAAAGAAAAAAATTACTTGCTGAGTATATGGGAGAAATTTTAAAGAATTTAGACCAAAGTATAATAGTTACTCATGATGATACATTTAAAGAAATGGCAGAAAAGATAATAGAATTGTAGAGGAAAAAATGAAAGTAAATTATGATTTAAAAATGGAAGAAATTTTAAAGGAAGTTACTCAGAGTGGAAAGAAAAAAAGATTACTTATTCACTCTTGCTGTGGTCCTTGTAGTTCGTCAGTTTTAGAATATCTAAAAGAATTTTTTCAAATAGATATTTATTTCTATAATCCAAATATAACTTTTGACTATGAATATTTAGCTAGAATGGATGAACAAAAAGAAATGTTAGAAAAACTGAACTATGATATGAATGTTATAGAAGGAGTTTACAATCCAAAGGAAGATTTTTTTGAAAAAATAAAAGGTCTTGAAAATGAAAAAGAAGGTGGACAGAGATGTTATTCTTGTTATGATATAAGAATAGGAGAAACTGCTAAAAAAGCTAAGGAAGAAGGCTATGATTTTTTTAGTACTGTTTTAAGTATAAGTCCAATGAAAAATGTAAACTATATAAATGAGATAGGTGAAAAGTATTCTAAGGAATATGATATACCATTTTTATTTGCAGATTTTAAGAAGAAAAATAGATATTTAAGATCTGTTCAAATTTCTAAGGAATTAGATATGTATAGACAAGAATATTGTGGTTGCATCTTTTCTAAAGTAGAAAAAGAGCAAAGAGATAGAGAAAAAGCAGAAAAAGAAAAACAGGAGGAAGCAAAAAATGACTAGCTTTTCAGAAAAAACAGTGAGAGGACTTTCACTTATATTTTTAGTAATTTTCTCTTATTTAACTTATAAGAATTACTACTACAGTCCACTTATAATCTTAACTATTATGATGTTTTTTTCAACTAAGGGAGTTCAAATGTTTGAAAATAGAATTTTCCTATCAACAAGAGCTATATTCTGGGTGCTATTTTCAGTCTTATTATTTTTAAGAATTTATTTTAATGAAAGCTCTCAGATTGATATGAAAAATACTAAAACCTTAATGACTATAGCTTTAATTTCTATTTGTATTGGAACTTGGGTAGGTGACTTCTTTGCTAAATACATCTATATCAGAATAAAATTTTGTATAAATAGATTTTTTTCAACTTCTAACAAAGGGACTTATAGAATTGTTAAAATGGAAAATACTCAACAAAACTATATGAAGAGTTTAGGTAAAAAAATGGGTATAATGTTCTATCATATCACTTTAGATGTGAATGGAGAAGAAAGAAAATTCTTATTAGAAAAAGAATTATTTGAAAAGTTACAAGGTAAATCTGAAATTAATATAAATATAAAAAAAGGTTGTCTTGGAATATGTTATGGAGTGGGAATGCAAGAATAAGGAGAATGATGAAAAAGATATTTATAGTTTTGATGTTTATTTTTTGTGGACTATCAAATTTCTCTCAAGCTAAGGAGACAAAAACAACTCTATATGATGAGAAAAATTTTGAACTAGATTTTAATATGAAACTAATGATGGGATTAACTAAAGCTGAGAATGATTCAAAATATCAAAAGTTAGTAAACTATATTGATGAAAATTTAATTTCAAAAAGTGAAGTAAGTTATACGACTAATATAAATCTAAAAAAATCACTCATAGAAGTATTCTCTGAAAATGGAGATTTACTTTATAAAGGTAAAATTTCAAAGGAAATTACTAAGCTTTTGAGCAATAATTTAGAATTAGCGAGAAACTTTTCGCTAATTGCTAATGGAAAATGGCAAGAAAATGATAATGTTTTTGACAACTTAACTGAAAATGTTAATATAAAAAAACTTAATGAAAAAGTAATATTATCAGTTAAAGAAACTGCAGAAAACAAATATGGTCAAACGACTATCATAATAGAAAATATATTAAAAAGAGAATTGACTGATAGTGAAAAGAAAGAACTTTTAAATTTAAAAGAAGTGGACTTACTATATAGATATAAAAAATATATGGAAAGTGAAAGTTTAAAAGGATATGATAATGAAAAATTAGAAATAATAAAAGAAGATAAAAATTTAAAGATGGTTTTTGAAAGAATGTTTAAAGATAATAAAAGCATTAAGCAAGAAATAGAGTATGCTGATGATAGTCGTTTAAAAGGTGTTTTTAGAAGGTATGAATATGGTATATTAAAACATGAAACTTTTTTTGAAACCCCTTTTACAGTCTTGGTTAAAAGATACTATCCTAATGGTACTTTAATGACTGAAATACATTACAATAAAGGTGAAATAGATGGTGAGCTTAAGGGATACTATGAAAATGGGAAGTTAAAATATAGCTCTTCATATATAAATGGGAAAAAAAATGGACATTACAAAGATTTTGATCAAAATGGAAATTTAACTGAAGAAAGATTGTATGAAAATGATAGATTTATCGAGCAAATTTATGGGGAGTAGTTAATACAGATGAGAAAAATTTTAATTATTTTAATATTTTTATTTATTTCTATTTTTTCTTATTCAGCAGATATAGATTTTAATATAAGAGTTATGATGGGATTGACTAAGATAGAAGAAAAAGATAATCAAAAATATAAGAAATTTTTAAATTATATTGATGAAAATTTAGCTAAAAAAGGAGAAGTTAAGTATTCATATAAGATAAATATAAATAGAAAAGTAGTAGAATTTTTTTCTGAGAAGGGAGATATTTTACTTACAGAAAATCTTCCAAAGGAATTTTTAGATATTGTGGATAGGTCTATAAGAGTTGCTGAAAACAAAGAAGAAATAAAAAAAACTATTAAAAATATCTATGAAGATCCATATACTAATGTGACTATAAGTAAATATAGGGAAAGCTTAATCTTATTTACAGAACAAAATATGGTGAATAGGGGTAAAATAAAAAATATTATGTCAGTTGTTCTAAAAAGAGAATTAACAGATGATGAAAAAAATGATTTGATTTATTTGAAAGACAATAATAGTGATGAATTTTTTAAAAAATATAGAACTTATTTAGAAAGTGAAACTACAAAAACTTATATAAATGATAAGTTAGAATTTTTTCAAGAAATTAGAGGCTTAACTGACACAGCTATCCTATATAAGAAAAATGAAGTATCAAAAGAAGTGCTTGAATATACTGATGCTAATCGTTTAGATGCGGTAGCCAAAGAATATAAAAATGATAGATTACTTAAAGAAATATTTTATAAAAATAAAAAGATAGTTTTAGAAAAAGAATATTATGCCAATGGAAAATTAGCAAGAGAAATACCTCTGAAAAATGCTTTAATTAATGGTGAAGTAAAAGATTACTATGAGAATGGAAAAATAAGATCAACTGCTAACTTTGTAAATGGAAATATTGATGGTCCCCTAAGAGAATATAATCAAGCAGGAAAGCTTATTCAAGAAACTTTATATAAAAATGGAAATAAAGTAAAAAAGAAAAAATAAACAAAAATTATGTACTAGAAGGAGAAAATATGAAAAAAATTTTTATAGTTTTAACATTTGTTTTTATTAGTTTACTAGGTTTTGCAGATAATACTAATGTAGGTGTAAGAATACCTTTAGGAGAACAAAAAGTTGAATTAGACCCTAGTCTAAAAATGTTAATGGGTTTGACTAAAGTCGAAAATGATCCAAAATATAAAAAATTAGTTGATTATGTTGAAGATAATTTAGCTAAAAAAGGTATCGTAAAATACTCTGGTGCTATAAATTTAAAAAAAGGAGCTATGGAAATTTTTTCAGAAAATGGTGTACTACTAAGTGAAGAAAAACTTCCAGATGAATTTATGACTATGATAAGTTTCCCTTTAAATTTTGAAGACGATAAAGAAAAAGTAAAAAAAATGCTAAAAGAAGCTTATGAAAATCCTACTTATGTTACTATTAGTAAAAATAATGGAAAACCTAAAATTTATATGGAAAGAACTATGGGACCTGCAGAAGAAAAAATAAAAATTATAGACGAAGTTATATTAAAAAGAGAGCTAACAGAAGCTGAAAAGAAGGAATTATTAAGTTTAGAAAATGATAAGCTAATAGAAAAATATAAATCTTATATTGAAAGTGAAATTTCAAAAGGATATCAAAATAATAAATTAATTATGACTAAAGAATTTAAAAACTTAACAGAAACTGCTGTTATGTATGATAAGAATAATAGTTCTACGAAAATGGAAATAAAATACAAAGATAATAGCTTAAAAAATGGAACTGCAAGATCTTATACTAATAATAAGTTAGTACAAGAAATAGTTTTTGAAAATTCTACAGCTACATTACTAAGAGAATACCATGATAATGGTAATTTAGCTACTGAATTACCTGCTAATGGAGAGGCTAAAATTTATTATGAAAATGGAAAAGTTAAAGAATCTGTTCAAGTTAAAAATGGAAAAAGAGAAGGTATAGGAAGAGAATATGACGAAACAGGTAAAATAATTAAAGAAACTTTATATAAAAATGACAAGGAAGTAAAAAAAGCCAAATAAAAATTATGGTATAATGTAGAAAATAAAAATAAAAAAGGTGTTTAAAATGAACTATAGAATAGCACTAATACATGGTTTTTTTAGAAATTATAAAGATATGGAAGAGTTAGAAAATAACCTTATGAATATGGGTTACACAGTGGATAATTTGAATTTCCCACTAACTTTTCCTCGTATTGAGATGTCAATAGAAATCTTGAAGAAGTATCTTCTGTCTTTAAAAGAGAAAAAAATTAATAAGCAAAATGAAATTGTATTAATAGGATTTGGTTTTGGTGGAGTTTTGATAAGAGAAACTTTAAAATTAGAAGAAGTGAGTGGGATAGTTGATAAGATAGTATTATTATCTTCACCAATTAATGATTCTACACTACATAGAAGATTAAAAAGAACTTTTCCTTTTATTGACTTAATTTTTAAACCACTTGCTATCTACTCTAAAACAAGAAGAGATAGAAGAAGATTTGACAAAGATATAGAAGTTGGACTTATAATAGGGAGAGAAAGTTCAGGTTTTTTTGGAAAATGGCTAGGTGATTACAACGATGGATATATAGAAATGAAAGATGTTGCTTTTCCAGCTGCTAAGGATAAGATACTAATTCCTATCACTCATAATGAACTAAATAAGAGAATAGGAACTGCTAGATACATACATAATTTTATTGCAAAGGGGAAATTTAGATTAGAGTAAATTAGGAGTTGAAATGCTAAATTTTAAAAACCTTGGTAAAATTCTTTTTAATATATTGAAAGTAATAGTATGTAGTTTTCTTACATTACTTTCTTTTATTTGCATGATAGCACTATATCAAATATACACTGAAAAAGATGGCTTTAATAGAGGGATGGCTTTAATTTTTCTTATAGTATTTTCAGTATTTCTCTTGATTACTATGTGTAATCTATTAAAAACTTTTTTGACTTTTTGTTCAAAGAAAGTGAATATATCTGAAAAACTATTTGAAAAGAAATATTTTAAGTCTTTAGATAAGTTTGAACTTGTCTTAAAAACTATATTAAAAGTGATGTTGAGACTTTTAGCATATTTCTTTGTATTCCTTTTAATTGCTGTAAATATAGTAAGTGTTGCTGATGAAAAGGCTAGAGATAGAGGAACTTTCCCTCTGGAAGCAGTACAATTTTTAACAATAATTGCACTCATTGCTATGCTTATTATGCTATTTAAAGATTTGAAAAAAATATATCTTTTCCTTTCTGAAAAATATAAAGTACTTTTAACTTTTAATGAGAAAGTTAAAGAAAAATCAATAAAATTAAAAAGTCAAATAAAAGAAAATTTTAAAAAATTTAGGGA
This genomic interval carries:
- a CDS encoding metallophosphoesterase family protein; amino-acid sequence: MKIVHCSDLHLGKKVSGNREYVKKRYEDFFSAFENFIAKVREINPDVCIIAGDIFDKKEISPDILSKTENLFKELRANVKKEVIAIEGNHDNSKTLEDSWLEYLHEQSLLKVFYFNKNFEEENYLKIEDINFYPIGYPGFMIDEALTKISAKLNSDEKNIVIVHTGISAGENTLPGLVSTSILDLFKDKAIYVAGGHIHSFSTYPKEKPFFFVPGSLEFSNVQNERSDRKGFILFDTDSLEHEFIELNHRKRVQKNFIYNNSTNIEDEFEAFVKELNLSGEEILVVSMGIKNYEYINLETLEKIAENSGALKTHIIIKNILSIGNSEEGNSDLSIEELEKNLIADWNISNIEKFSENFTELKELFSNGDKDSFLELFDKTLEVNEDDNQKSKT
- a CDS encoding AAA family ATPase, with translation MIIKRVKLENYRSHSNTTVDFSKGVNLILGKNGKGKTSILEAISSVMFNTKDRSGKETGKNFIKFGEKSGKIEIEFTANDGRDYILKTEFFKTKPKRQTLKDLNGIDCEEDIQEKLEELCGIKKGFEETYENIVIAKQNEFINIFKAKPKDREEIFNKIFNTQIYKEMYDKFLKEATDNYTKQIDYLSKDIDSLKENMEDKEEISTLLKDEETLKEKLNADFSKTTEISTKLSNEIKDYETSEINLKNLISNIEDEEDKIKKYSNLLKENIAVAKKAKKAKTIVKENEKSYFEYLETEKKLKGFREIYANLLQEQKLNIQYQNNIEKLELSNKTLKTDIANLEENISKNSEKKDSLDKNIAELKSKEEDLSSKLKEFESLLIKLEDLEKTKKKNSDKHLEKKTEINILEKDLSSKKDLFMPINIEDIEKQLSNFKDLEKELKSLEEQKIIFGTEIYTLKNASNELSFKICPYLKENCENLKDKEADDYFSSKISLKTEAVETLKKTIEEKSRVLAEKSRVEEKEKQYFELDKTIKNLELSLKTEEVNLKEIEVNIKSLDISIQQLIENQEFQDSTSLKEHKKGLEVELKNLNLDEKRENLKNLIESLEIEKEKILRNQGSIENNLKEIDEYSKKIKTDTDKNIENITSEITVFENKLTNLKTPYSEYIENSILAKDLENLLLKVNKSIKELYSLRLNKNSLKEKVFCLEDKIKNIKIDELREKYDVLKEELNEISKKLGSSQEKIENYKKILEKITSQEEKQKKLLNELKKLEDKSNRANLIRNEVGKMGRAISKYMLSGISNIASLNFNKITGRTERIEWSNEEKDKYVLYLVGQERKIAFEQLSGGEQVSVAIAIRGTMTEYFTNSRFMILDEPTNNLDTERKKLLAEYMGEILKNLDQSIIVTHDDTFKEMAEKIIEL
- a CDS encoding epoxyqueuosine reductase QueH; the protein is MKVNYDLKMEEILKEVTQSGKKKRLLIHSCCGPCSSSVLEYLKEFFQIDIYFYNPNITFDYEYLARMDEQKEMLEKLNYDMNVIEGVYNPKEDFFEKIKGLENEKEGGQRCYSCYDIRIGETAKKAKEEGYDFFSTVLSISPMKNVNYINEIGEKYSKEYDIPFLFADFKKKNRYLRSVQISKELDMYRQEYCGCIFSKVEKEQRDREKAEKEKQEEAKND
- a CDS encoding toxin-antitoxin system YwqK family antitoxin, whose protein sequence is MKKIFIVLMFIFCGLSNFSQAKETKTTLYDEKNFELDFNMKLMMGLTKAENDSKYQKLVNYIDENLISKSEVSYTTNINLKKSLIEVFSENGDLLYKGKISKEITKLLSNNLELARNFSLIANGKWQENDNVFDNLTENVNIKKLNEKVILSVKETAENKYGQTTIIIENILKRELTDSEKKELLNLKEVDLLYRYKKYMESESLKGYDNEKLEIIKEDKNLKMVFERMFKDNKSIKQEIEYADDSRLKGVFRRYEYGILKHETFFETPFTVLVKRYYPNGTLMTEIHYNKGEIDGELKGYYENGKLKYSSSYINGKKNGHYKDFDQNGNLTEERLYENDRFIEQIYGE
- a CDS encoding toxin-antitoxin system YwqK family antitoxin, which translates into the protein MRKILIILIFLFISIFSYSADIDFNIRVMMGLTKIEEKDNQKYKKFLNYIDENLAKKGEVKYSYKININRKVVEFFSEKGDILLTENLPKEFLDIVDRSIRVAENKEEIKKTIKNIYEDPYTNVTISKYRESLILFTEQNMVNRGKIKNIMSVVLKRELTDDEKNDLIYLKDNNSDEFFKKYRTYLESETTKTYINDKLEFFQEIRGLTDTAILYKKNEVSKEVLEYTDANRLDAVAKEYKNDRLLKEIFYKNKKIVLEKEYYANGKLAREIPLKNALINGEVKDYYENGKIRSTANFVNGNIDGPLREYNQAGKLIQETLYKNGNKVKKKK
- a CDS encoding toxin-antitoxin system YwqK family antitoxin, with translation MKKIFIVLTFVFISLLGFADNTNVGVRIPLGEQKVELDPSLKMLMGLTKVENDPKYKKLVDYVEDNLAKKGIVKYSGAINLKKGAMEIFSENGVLLSEEKLPDEFMTMISFPLNFEDDKEKVKKMLKEAYENPTYVTISKNNGKPKIYMERTMGPAEEKIKIIDEVILKRELTEAEKKELLSLENDKLIEKYKSYIESEISKGYQNNKLIMTKEFKNLTETAVMYDKNNSSTKMEIKYKDNSLKNGTARSYTNNKLVQEIVFENSTATLLREYHDNGNLATELPANGEAKIYYENGKVKESVQVKNGKREGIGREYDETGKIIKETLYKNDKEVKKAK